A DNA window from Leptolyngbya sp. KIOST-1 contains the following coding sequences:
- a CDS encoding SDR family oxidoreductase, with the protein MPASLANQTVLITGASSGIGAACARQTAAIGARLILAARRLEPLQMLATELQQQHGTDVLTIGLDVRQPEAVREAIATLPEAWGAIDILINNAGLSRGLDKQYEAPLDDWGTMIDTNVKGLLYVTRAVVPGMVARGRGHVVNVGSIAGRQTYPGGSVYCATKAAVRALSEGLKLDLLGTAVRVTNIDPGLVETEFSLVRFGGDSDRAQGVYQGMTPLSGDDVADAIVFAITRPAHVNISDLLLLPTDQSSVFHVHRRAE; encoded by the coding sequence ATGCCCGCGTCGCTTGCCAACCAGACTGTGCTGATTACAGGTGCCAGCAGTGGTATTGGAGCCGCCTGCGCCCGGCAGACGGCGGCCATTGGGGCGCGGCTGATTTTGGCGGCCCGTCGGCTGGAGCCACTACAGATGCTGGCCACCGAACTTCAGCAGCAGCACGGTACCGATGTGCTCACGATAGGGCTGGACGTGCGCCAGCCGGAGGCGGTCCGCGAGGCGATCGCCACCCTGCCGGAAGCCTGGGGCGCGATCGATATTTTGATCAACAATGCGGGCCTCAGCCGGGGGCTGGACAAGCAGTACGAAGCGCCCCTGGACGACTGGGGAACCATGATCGATACCAACGTCAAGGGCCTGCTCTACGTGACCCGGGCGGTGGTGCCGGGGATGGTGGCGCGGGGGCGAGGCCATGTGGTGAATGTGGGATCGATCGCCGGTCGGCAAACCTACCCCGGTGGCAGCGTCTACTGTGCCACCAAGGCGGCGGTCCGGGCGCTCTCCGAGGGGCTCAAGCTCGACCTGCTGGGCACAGCGGTGCGGGTCACCAACATTGACCCCGGCCTGGTGGAAACCGAGTTTAGCCTGGTGCGCTTTGGCGGCGACAGCGATCGCGCCCAGGGCGTCTACCAGGGCATGACCCCGCTGAGCGGCGACGATGTGGCCGATGCAATTGTCTTTGCCATCACCCGGCCTGCCCACGTCAACATCAGCGACCTGCTGCTGCTGCCGACTGACCAGTCCTCGGTGTTTCACGTGCATCGGCGGGCCGAGTAG
- the bcp gene encoding thioredoxin-dependent thiol peroxidase has translation MTLSVGDPAPDFSLPDATGKTYSLADLKGQRVVLYFYPRDNTPGCTKEACGFRDRYADYQGKDAVVLGVSTDDAKSHSKFIDKFSLPFPLLVDEGGEVASRYGVYGLKKFMGKEYMGITRSTFIIGPDGNLEKIYLKVKAETHADTVLADLETL, from the coding sequence ATGACCCTTTCTGTAGGCGATCCCGCCCCCGACTTTAGCCTGCCCGATGCCACGGGCAAGACCTATAGCCTGGCCGACCTCAAAGGTCAGCGTGTAGTGCTCTACTTTTACCCCCGCGACAACACCCCCGGCTGTACAAAAGAGGCCTGCGGGTTCCGCGATCGCTACGCCGACTACCAGGGCAAAGACGCTGTGGTGCTGGGGGTGAGCACCGACGATGCCAAGTCCCACAGCAAATTTATCGACAAATTTAGTCTGCCATTTCCGCTGCTGGTGGACGAGGGTGGCGAAGTAGCCAGTCGCTACGGCGTTTATGGCCTGAAAAAGTTCATGGGCAAAGAATATATGGGTATCACCCGCAGCACCTTCATCATCGGCCCGGACGGCAACCTGGAGAAAATCTACCTCAAGGTCAAAGCCGAAACCCATGCCGATACGGTGCTGGCCGACCTGGAAACCCTCTAG
- a CDS encoding NUDIX hydrolase, translating into MAYFAHVLRTLIGLILRRPILGTCVIPLMADGTIVLVRRRDNGLWSLPGGIVDWGEDVITAAARELREEAGLETVGLERLVGVYSQLGRDPRFHSVCITVAVRVTGRPTPADPREILDVQGFTADTLPWDRLSHDHRQHLQDFFKGETVLA; encoded by the coding sequence ATGGCCTACTTCGCCCACGTTTTGCGGACCCTGATAGGGCTGATTTTGCGTCGCCCCATCCTGGGTACCTGCGTCATTCCGCTGATGGCCGATGGCACCATTGTGCTTGTGCGCCGCCGCGACAACGGCCTCTGGAGCCTGCCCGGCGGCATTGTCGACTGGGGCGAAGACGTGATCACCGCCGCCGCCCGCGAGCTGAGGGAAGAAGCCGGACTGGAGACCGTGGGGCTGGAGCGGCTGGTGGGGGTCTACTCCCAGCTGGGGCGCGACCCTCGCTTTCACTCGGTCTGCATCACGGTGGCGGTGCGGGTGACGGGCAGACCGACCCCCGCCGACCCCCGCGAAATTTTAGACGTGCAGGGCTTTACCGCCGACACCCTGCCGTGGGACCGTCTCTCCCACGACCATCGCCAGCATTTGCAAGATTTCTTTAAGGGAGAAACGGTTTTAGCCTAA
- a CDS encoding alpha/beta fold hydrolase, with protein MPLPAEIPLRTGRMKLPLGIVFWLEDGTSQAETVVFLHGSWQDSSQWLPLMRHLSPGYHCLAPDLLGFGESRREGKTPYSVATQVECLHSLLSALRVQRCRLVAHSLGAWVAGRYALTYPDQVQSLTVLAPEGVSDRDLQHRWRRDRWLVAPWSPLPLVLPWLGQAAWVKALRQRRQCLRQTPAACQMLFQRRPAALRGELLNQELGYLKPPTLVLESVTADPTARRLGQIWLHQVPSAQHRQLPAAESPLGVEVAPCAEALEPWLRSQPLKPAGTAMYAAVNHNGSVTPGQARPPAF; from the coding sequence ATGCCGCTACCCGCTGAAATACCCCTCCGCACTGGCCGCATGAAACTGCCGCTGGGGATTGTCTTTTGGCTCGAGGACGGCACCTCCCAGGCCGAAACGGTGGTCTTTCTGCACGGCTCCTGGCAGGACAGTAGCCAGTGGCTACCGCTGATGCGGCACTTGTCCCCTGGCTACCACTGCCTGGCCCCCGACCTGCTGGGCTTCGGGGAATCGCGGCGGGAGGGCAAAACTCCGTATTCCGTAGCCACCCAGGTTGAGTGTTTGCACAGCCTACTGAGCGCCCTGCGCGTTCAGCGCTGCCGACTGGTGGCCCATTCCCTGGGGGCCTGGGTGGCGGGCCGCTATGCCCTCACCTACCCGGACCAGGTGCAGAGTCTGACCGTGCTGGCTCCCGAGGGGGTCAGCGATCGCGACTTGCAACACCGCTGGCGGCGCGATCGCTGGCTGGTGGCCCCCTGGTCACCCCTGCCCCTGGTGCTGCCCTGGCTGGGCCAGGCGGCCTGGGTGAAAGCCCTGCGCCAGCGCCGCCAGTGCCTGCGACAGACACCGGCAGCCTGCCAGATGCTCTTTCAGCGTCGCCCCGCCGCCCTTAGGGGAGAACTGCTAAACCAGGAGCTTGGCTACCTGAAGCCGCCAACCCTGGTGCTGGAATCGGTCACCGCCGACCCTACAGCCCGGCGACTGGGGCAGATTTGGCTGCACCAGGTGCCCAGTGCTCAACACCGACAGCTCCCCGCGGCTGAGTCGCCCCTGGGAGTGGAGGTTGCCCCCTGCGCGGAGGCCCTGGAGCCGTGGTTGCGATCGCAGCCATTGAAGCCAGCGGGCACAGCCATGTACGCCGCCGTCAACCACAACGGCTCCGTCACCCCAGGGCAGGCCCGTCCGCCAGCGTTTTAG
- a CDS encoding alpha/beta hydrolase: protein MVDAGAQPESAIVDRVALTVAALPVEAAPKEAPEGIPKGAIAEGLDPFGGIDEDAAEAEREIYFLSGLGADWRVFHRLQLQGYRPVHIRWEPPHRGEAIEHYAQRLLAQVTTEHPILVGLSFGGLMAVEMAKLCNPAQVILISSAANGAQVPTYYKLFRWLPLQLVVPFKQLLWAVYGVMTWLFGLDDPEDRSLFRQVLVDTDPCFLRWAMHRVVGWRNQVVPPNLVQIHGDRDRVFPHGARNADVVVPGGGHLMVLNRAEELSQLLMTTLATDPV, encoded by the coding sequence GTGGTAGACGCCGGAGCACAGCCAGAGTCCGCCATCGTTGACAGGGTAGCGCTGACGGTTGCAGCGCTGCCTGTCGAGGCTGCGCCAAAGGAGGCACCGGAAGGGATCCCCAAGGGGGCGATCGCCGAGGGGCTAGACCCCTTCGGCGGCATTGACGAGGACGCTGCCGAGGCGGAGCGCGAGATTTACTTCCTCAGCGGTTTGGGGGCCGACTGGCGGGTCTTTCACCGCCTACAGCTGCAGGGCTACCGTCCGGTGCACATTCGCTGGGAGCCGCCCCACCGGGGAGAGGCCATCGAGCACTACGCCCAGCGCCTGCTGGCCCAGGTCACCACAGAACACCCGATTCTGGTTGGCCTTTCCTTTGGCGGGCTGATGGCGGTGGAGATGGCTAAGCTGTGCAATCCGGCCCAGGTAATTTTGATCTCCAGTGCCGCCAATGGTGCCCAGGTGCCTACCTACTACAAGCTGTTTCGCTGGCTGCCGCTACAGCTGGTGGTGCCGTTTAAGCAATTGCTGTGGGCGGTCTACGGGGTGATGACCTGGCTGTTTGGTCTGGATGACCCAGAGGATCGCTCCCTGTTCAGGCAGGTCCTGGTGGATACCGACCCCTGCTTTCTTCGCTGGGCCATGCACCGGGTGGTGGGCTGGCGCAACCAGGTGGTGCCCCCCAACCTGGTCCAGATTCACGGCGATCGCGATCGCGTGTTTCCCCACGGTGCCCGCAATGCCGATGTTGTGGTGCCTGGCGGCGGCCACCTGATGGTGCTAAATCGGGCCGAAGAGCTGTCTCAGCTGCTGATGACCACCCTGGCAACGGACCCAGTGTAG
- a CDS encoding COX15/CtaA family protein produces MAANFPFFSSQATGRESLWPAAASTPVDRIRRLVWKIAFATLALMAVGSATRVMNAGLACPDWPLCYGQLVPQQQMNLQVFLEWFHRLDAALIGLSTLWLVGLCAWYRRQVPGWLPWAAVGALLLIGLQGALGGLTVTQLLRFDIVTAHLGTALLFFSAMLVIATCLLPYRSTGTVGRLPWLGLGATAIVYVQCLLGGLVGSRWAAHQCLGLRELCQVMNSHLLGILPATAAVVTLTWTVWRTPALTYPLRRLGSLASMLLVFQLVLGIATFRLRLQVEPLTVAHHTLGAALVGTLVCFTALAWRDSHSNLSPHHLGADPSDRPAAAVTATPEVAGAAEV; encoded by the coding sequence ATGGCCGCAAACTTCCCCTTCTTTTCCTCCCAGGCTACAGGTCGTGAATCGCTTTGGCCCGCCGCCGCTTCCACCCCCGTCGATCGCATTCGCCGTCTGGTCTGGAAGATCGCCTTTGCCACTCTGGCCCTGATGGCGGTGGGCAGCGCCACCCGAGTCATGAACGCGGGGCTGGCCTGCCCCGACTGGCCCCTGTGCTACGGTCAGCTAGTGCCCCAACAGCAGATGAATCTCCAGGTTTTTCTGGAGTGGTTTCATCGGCTCGACGCAGCCCTGATTGGTCTCAGTACTCTCTGGCTGGTGGGTCTGTGCGCCTGGTACCGGCGACAGGTGCCGGGGTGGCTGCCCTGGGCTGCGGTGGGGGCTCTCCTCCTGATTGGCCTCCAGGGAGCGCTGGGCGGACTCACGGTCACCCAGCTGCTGCGCTTCGACATTGTGACGGCCCACCTGGGCACCGCGCTTCTGTTTTTTAGCGCCATGCTGGTGATCGCCACCTGTCTGCTGCCCTACCGCAGCACCGGTACCGTTGGTCGTCTGCCCTGGCTGGGGCTGGGCGCTACCGCCATTGTCTACGTCCAGTGCCTGCTGGGAGGGCTGGTGGGGTCGCGCTGGGCCGCCCACCAGTGCCTGGGCCTGAGGGAACTGTGCCAGGTGATGAACAGCCACCTGCTGGGAATATTGCCCGCCACCGCTGCGGTGGTGACCCTGACCTGGACGGTGTGGCGCACACCAGCGCTGACCTACCCGCTGCGACGGCTGGGCAGCCTGGCCAGCATGCTGCTGGTGTTTCAACTGGTGCTGGGCATCGCCACCTTTCGGCTGCGGCTGCAGGTAGAGCCGCTGACCGTGGCTCACCACACCCTCGGCGCGGCTCTGGTGGGCACGCTGGTGTGCTTTACGGCCCTGGCCTGGCGCGATTCGCACAGCAATTTGTCCCCCCATCACCTGGGAGCAGACCCCAGCGATCGCCCCGCTGCCGCAGTGACGGCCACCCCAGAGGTCGCTGGCGCAGCGGAGGTCTAG
- a CDS encoding heme o synthase: protein MNQTTTWNAPGRHHESFKAVVQSYIQLTKPRIIPLLLIETAAAMWVAGQGEVDPVLLMVTLLSGTLAAASAQTINCVYDRDIDYDMERTRHRPLPSGRIQIRDALVFAGVLAVLAFGLQALVANLLSAVLAMAGLAIYVGVYTHWLKRSSPQNIVIGGAAGAIPPLVGWAAVTGDLPLAAWLFFFIVFIWTPPHFWGLAMLIQDDYAKVNVPMMPVVVGDEATAQQIWYYTLVLVPLTLMMTYPLGATGAVYAAIALGLGFLFIQKAWALLKAPSDRGLAKGLFKYSILYMMLLSAGMVVDSWPVTHTLVSHLSSQLEPLVGLLPF from the coding sequence ATGAATCAGACCACCACATGGAATGCCCCCGGCCGACACCACGAATCGTTTAAGGCCGTCGTGCAGAGCTACATACAACTGACCAAGCCGCGTATCATTCCCCTCCTGCTGATCGAAACGGCGGCGGCTATGTGGGTGGCCGGTCAGGGCGAGGTAGACCCGGTGCTGCTGATGGTCACGCTGCTGAGCGGTACCCTGGCGGCGGCCTCGGCCCAGACGATTAACTGCGTCTACGATCGCGATATCGACTACGACATGGAGCGCACCCGCCACCGCCCCCTGCCCTCGGGCCGCATCCAAATTCGCGATGCGCTGGTGTTTGCTGGCGTCCTGGCCGTCCTGGCCTTTGGGCTCCAGGCTCTGGTTGCCAACCTGCTCAGCGCCGTTTTGGCCATGGCGGGGCTGGCTATCTACGTGGGGGTCTATACCCACTGGCTGAAGCGCTCCTCGCCGCAAAATATTGTCATCGGCGGCGCAGCGGGGGCGATTCCGCCGCTGGTGGGCTGGGCGGCGGTGACGGGGGATCTGCCCCTGGCCGCCTGGCTGTTCTTCTTTATTGTCTTTATCTGGACGCCGCCCCACTTCTGGGGCCTGGCCATGCTAATTCAAGACGACTACGCCAAGGTCAATGTGCCGATGATGCCCGTTGTGGTAGGCGATGAGGCCACGGCCCAGCAGATCTGGTACTACACCCTGGTGCTGGTGCCCCTGACCCTGATGATGACCTATCCCCTGGGAGCTACAGGGGCGGTGTACGCTGCGATCGCCCTTGGTTTAGGCTTTCTGTTCATCCAAAAGGCCTGGGCATTGCTGAAAGCACCGAGCGATCGGGGACTGGCCAAAGGGCTCTTCAAATACTCCATCCTGTACATGATGCTGCTGTCGGCAGGCATGGTGGTCGATAGCTGGCCGGTGACCCACACCCTGGTTTCCCATCTCTCCAGTCAGCTAGAACCTCTGGTTGGCCTGCTGCCCTTCTAG
- a CDS encoding ATP-binding cassette domain-containing protein: protein MAAAVKIQNLKKSYGAVAAVRDVSLAIEPGEIFGLLGPNGAGKTTTIRCLCTLSTPDSGSLEVMGVSVVEQPRLVRQYLGYIAQEVALDKVLTGRELLQLQADICHMPKAIAGRRIDQMIALLELGDWADQKTGTYSGGLRKRLDLALGLLHQPDVLVLDEPTVGLDIETRSAVWLFLRQLRAAGTTILITSHYLEEVDALADRVAIIDRGQVIAAGTPSDLKDKIGGDRITLRIREFTSDEEADAASTMLAELPFVREVIVNAAQGNSLNLVVDRQPDVLLSVQQALKAAGLPVFGIAQSRPSLDDVYLAATGRTLMDAELAAVGQRDLKKEKKQAMKGG from the coding sequence ATGGCCGCGGCGGTAAAGATTCAAAATCTGAAGAAGTCCTACGGGGCGGTGGCGGCGGTGCGCGACGTGTCCCTGGCGATCGAGCCGGGGGAAATTTTTGGTCTGCTGGGACCAAACGGCGCGGGCAAAACCACCACCATCCGCTGTCTCTGCACCCTGTCTACCCCCGACAGCGGCAGCCTGGAAGTGATGGGGGTTTCCGTTGTCGAGCAGCCTCGGCTGGTGCGTCAGTACCTGGGCTACATTGCTCAGGAGGTGGCCCTTGACAAGGTGCTGACCGGGCGCGAGCTGCTGCAGCTCCAGGCCGATATCTGTCACATGCCCAAGGCGATCGCGGGCCGCCGCATCGACCAGATGATCGCCCTGCTGGAACTGGGGGACTGGGCGGACCAAAAAACGGGCACCTACTCGGGCGGGCTGCGAAAGCGGCTCGATCTGGCCCTGGGCCTCCTGCACCAGCCCGACGTGCTCGTGCTCGACGAGCCCACCGTGGGGCTGGACATTGAGACGCGCTCGGCGGTGTGGTTGTTTCTGCGGCAGCTGCGGGCGGCGGGCACCACGATTTTAATCACCAGTCACTACTTAGAAGAGGTGGACGCCCTGGCCGATCGCGTGGCGATCATCGACCGGGGTCAGGTAATTGCCGCCGGTACCCCCAGCGACCTGAAGGACAAGATTGGCGGCGATCGCATCACCCTGCGCATTCGCGAATTTACCTCTGACGAGGAAGCCGACGCCGCCAGCACCATGCTGGCCGAGCTTCCCTTTGTGCGCGAGGTGATTGTCAACGCCGCCCAGGGCAACTCGCTCAACCTGGTGGTCGATCGCCAGCCGGATGTGCTGCTGAGCGTGCAGCAGGCGCTCAAGGCCGCTGGCCTGCCTGTCTTTGGCATTGCCCAGTCGCGCCCCAGCCTGGACGATGTCTACCTGGCCGCCACCGGCCGCACGCTAATGGATGCCGAACTGGCCGCTGTCGGCCAGCGCGATCTCAAAAAAGAAAAGAAACAGGCCATGAAGGGAGGCTAG
- a CDS encoding ABC transporter permease has translation MSTTISTASASQEAVPSLDNAEIQAWKAELIKSQGLISGAFWQETLAMTRRLFIQLQRRPTTLVAGVIQPLIWLVLFGALFQNVPAGLFGESRNYGQFLGAGIIVFTAFGGALNAGLPVMFDREFGFLNRFLVAPLASRYSIVVASALFIAVLSLVQTAAILGLSAVLGAGLPSLPGLLLVLFIVMTLVLGVTALSLGLTFALPGHIELIGVIFVTNLPLLFSSTALVPLEFMPGWLQVVASLNPLTYAIEPIRYVYLHPSWGLGSTVLQTPFAAVSLGACLAVLVGFCGLSLALIQPLLRRRIA, from the coding sequence ATGAGCACCACGATTTCCACCGCATCGGCCTCCCAAGAGGCTGTCCCCAGCCTGGACAATGCCGAGATCCAGGCCTGGAAAGCCGAGTTGATCAAGTCCCAGGGGCTGATCTCGGGAGCTTTCTGGCAGGAGACCCTGGCGATGACGCGCCGACTGTTTATTCAGCTGCAGCGGCGACCCACTACCCTGGTGGCGGGCGTCATTCAGCCGCTGATCTGGCTGGTTCTGTTTGGGGCATTGTTTCAGAATGTGCCCGCCGGGCTGTTTGGCGAAAGCCGCAACTACGGCCAGTTTTTGGGGGCCGGCATCATTGTGTTTACGGCCTTTGGCGGTGCCCTCAACGCCGGGCTTCCGGTCATGTTCGATCGCGAGTTTGGCTTCTTGAACCGCTTCCTGGTCGCTCCGCTGGCCTCCCGCTACTCCATTGTGGTGGCGTCGGCGCTGTTTATTGCCGTCCTCAGCCTGGTGCAGACGGCGGCGATTTTAGGCCTCAGCGCGGTGCTGGGGGCGGGGTTGCCCAGTCTGCCGGGGCTGCTGCTGGTGCTGTTTATTGTGATGACGCTGGTGCTGGGCGTTACTGCCCTGAGCCTGGGCCTTACCTTCGCCCTGCCCGGCCACATTGAACTGATTGGAGTCATTTTTGTCACCAACCTGCCGCTGCTGTTTTCCAGCACGGCGCTGGTGCCCCTGGAGTTTATGCCCGGCTGGCTTCAGGTGGTGGCCAGCCTCAACCCGCTGACCTACGCGATCGAACCAATTCGCTACGTGTACCTGCACCCCAGCTGGGGGTTGGGCAGCACGGTTCTTCAGACCCCCTTTGCAGCGGTATCCCTGGGGGCCTGCCTGGCGGTGCTGGTAGGATTCTGTGGTCTGTCGCTGGCGCTCATTCAGCCGCTACTGCGCCGCCGGATTGCCTGA
- a CDS encoding GUN4 domain-containing protein has product MDGEGAQAELIARIEALEGRLEGFIQQGLTERIARLEDALTLVTDVERYQPLQRLLKTGKLREADEETVRVILQEAGTPDREDLPPDAIRQFPCSVLRVIDRLWTTYTGGRFGFSVQLQLYQAVGGTLESALAQDAATLNRLGERVGWRQNDQWKTLEQARHDLDDPVGCYPVVWWDSPYGAKMVNYFLIRLFTCDL; this is encoded by the coding sequence ATGGACGGGGAAGGGGCGCAGGCCGAACTAATTGCCCGAATTGAGGCCCTCGAGGGCAGACTGGAAGGCTTTATTCAGCAGGGGCTGACCGAGCGGATTGCCCGCCTGGAGGATGCCCTCACCCTGGTCACCGATGTGGAGCGGTACCAGCCGCTGCAGCGGCTGCTCAAAACCGGCAAGCTGCGGGAGGCCGACGAAGAAACCGTGCGGGTGATTTTGCAGGAGGCGGGCACGCCCGATCGCGAAGATCTGCCCCCAGACGCCATTCGCCAGTTTCCGTGCAGCGTGCTGCGGGTTATTGATCGGCTGTGGACCACTTACACTGGCGGTCGGTTTGGGTTTAGCGTGCAGCTACAGCTCTACCAGGCGGTGGGCGGCACCCTGGAGAGCGCCCTGGCTCAGGATGCCGCCACCCTCAACCGCCTGGGAGAACGGGTGGGCTGGCGACAAAACGACCAGTGGAAGACCCTTGAGCAGGCCCGCCACGACCTGGACGACCCGGTAGGCTGCTACCCTGTCGTCTGGTGGGATTCTCCCTACGGGGCGAAAATGGTCAACTATTTTTTAATTCGGCTGTTCACCTGCGACCTCTAG